A stretch of the Candidatus Tanganyikabacteria bacterium genome encodes the following:
- a CDS encoding transposase: MPAAALAASEDLAGPRADGYTRHRPEASLLYQIVEEYWPEFRQRADEAGGLPRFVIREFESYLKCGILEHGLARLKCGRCGHEMVIGFSCKRRGFCPSCCGRRMDDVAAHLVDAVLPAEVRYRQWVCTVPWEWRTAIGYDRKLCADVLDAFASSLLRHIRWRVKRLFGLASVSDAQVGAITFVQRNDSALRLAPHFHTLAADGAWVRGEDGDLRFLALPEPTAEEVAQLATRVHVRLLRTLERHGRLGELSADEHVLASCYGAAAGDVQVLGADPGQRTQKVFGPVPVQVSATETPVAQVGGVNIHAATAVDGRDRRRLERLVRYMARPPVCTERLVLQDDGKVRYGFKSAWRDGTKAVVLSGLDFIARLCALVPPPRFHLVHYHGAFSGGSAARQDIVPGLPAPQQPKTPIPLFEQETDTLPAPSEPSRHPWSWLLARVFAVDILKCPVRSCPGEMKVVEVARTREHAARILAGLALGARPPTRRSRVPARQLALPFRH, translated from the coding sequence ATGCCCGCCGCTGCGCTCGCCGCGTCCGAGGATCTCGCCGGTCCCCGCGCCGACGGCTATACCCGGCATCGACCCGAGGCGAGCCTTCTGTACCAGATCGTCGAGGAGTACTGGCCCGAGTTTCGGCAGCGGGCCGATGAGGCCGGGGGCTTGCCCCGGTTCGTGATTCGAGAGTTCGAGTCGTACCTGAAGTGCGGCATTCTCGAACACGGGCTGGCGCGCTTGAAATGCGGCCGCTGCGGGCACGAGATGGTCATTGGTTTCAGCTGCAAACGACGCGGTTTCTGCCCGTCATGCTGCGGACGCCGGATGGACGACGTCGCCGCGCACTTGGTCGACGCAGTCTTGCCGGCAGAGGTCAGATACCGCCAGTGGGTCTGCACCGTCCCTTGGGAATGGCGTACGGCCATCGGGTACGACCGCAAATTGTGCGCGGATGTGCTCGATGCCTTTGCCTCCTCACTCCTCCGGCACATCCGGTGGCGGGTCAAGCGGCTCTTCGGGTTGGCAAGCGTCTCAGACGCCCAGGTGGGTGCCATCACCTTCGTGCAACGCAACGACAGCGCCCTGCGCCTGGCGCCCCACTTCCACACCTTGGCCGCCGACGGCGCCTGGGTGCGCGGCGAAGACGGCGACCTGCGGTTCCTGGCCCTGCCCGAGCCGACAGCCGAGGAAGTGGCGCAGCTGGCCACCCGGGTTCACGTGCGCCTGCTGCGCACCCTCGAACGCCATGGCCGCCTTGGCGAGCTCTCGGCCGACGAGCACGTGCTCGCTTCGTGCTACGGTGCCGCGGCGGGAGACGTCCAGGTGCTGGGAGCCGACCCGGGGCAGCGCACGCAGAAGGTCTTCGGGCCCGTTCCCGTCCAGGTTTCGGCCACGGAAACGCCCGTCGCCCAGGTCGGTGGCGTCAACATCCATGCCGCAACGGCGGTTGACGGGAGAGACAGGCGCCGGCTCGAACGGCTCGTGCGCTACATGGCTCGGCCGCCGGTCTGCACCGAGCGCCTGGTGCTGCAAGACGACGGCAAAGTCCGATACGGCTTCAAATCCGCGTGGCGTGACGGGACCAAGGCCGTCGTCCTGTCCGGGCTAGACTTCATCGCCCGGCTCTGCGCTCTCGTGCCGCCACCGCGCTTTCACCTGGTCCACTACCACGGAGCATTCAGCGGCGGAAGCGCCGCCCGACAGGATATCGTCCCGGGCCTCCCCGCGCCCCAGCAGCCCAAGACGCCGATCCCGCTGTTCGAACAGGAGACCGATACCCTCCCGGCCCCATCCGAGCCATCGCGTCACCCCTGGTCGTGGCTTCTCGCCCGTGTCTTCGCGGTTGACATCTTGAAATGCCCCGTCAGAAGCTGTCCCGGCGAGATGAAAGTCGTCGAGGTCGCACGGACTCGAGAACATGCCGCTCGAATACTCGCCGGCCTGGCACTCGGGGCACGACCTCCAACCCGCCGAAGCCGTGTTCCAGCACGCCAGCTTGCCCTTCCCTTCAGGCACTGA